Proteins found in one Abyssisolibacter fermentans genomic segment:
- a CDS encoding APC family permease, protein METKKVSLFKMVSFTVCGIVVLDTFVAPAALGASSITIWLLTALLFFIPYGLINAELGAAYPEDGGIYSWVKRAFGDFQASLVSWFYWVNVAFWMPAVFIAFSTWFSMAFAPDMSITLLAVLAIAMCWLIVYIGIRGVDLSITVTNIAAVLKVGVLAIFGVLGVVYGVKNGLANDFSLSSFALSFNFDTISYSSAIVYNLLGFELISSIASEIEEPGKNIPKMTVLAGILIAALYIIGTFGVLAAIPAESIDPLDGFFYALQELCTVFGGAQDIVFKGIMLVALFTLVSNMISWTLGGVEVLDEAEFTKKTKLLGHRNKKYNTPDYSYILMGVIATALIVMNFALSGSANDAFWTILSFSFLVFFLPYLWLFPTVVKLRKIDTETPRPYKIPLGKFGLYFSSILGFLFIAGGVILLFVTGDGWDPLYHLTLIIGTGITTVFGVMLYRKSLK, encoded by the coding sequence ATGGAAACAAAAAAAGTAAGTTTGTTTAAAATGGTTTCTTTTACTGTTTGTGGAATAGTTGTGTTGGATACCTTTGTTGCTCCTGCTGCTTTGGGAGCATCATCAATAACAATTTGGCTTCTTACTGCACTATTATTTTTTATACCATATGGATTGATAAACGCAGAATTAGGTGCCGCTTATCCAGAAGATGGGGGTATATACTCATGGGTAAAAAGAGCATTTGGCGATTTCCAAGCGAGTCTTGTTTCTTGGTTTTACTGGGTAAACGTGGCGTTTTGGATGCCAGCTGTATTTATTGCCTTTAGTACATGGTTTTCCATGGCATTTGCGCCAGATATGAGTATAACATTATTAGCAGTATTAGCTATTGCTATGTGTTGGCTGATAGTTTATATAGGGATTAGGGGCGTTGATTTAAGTATAACTGTTACAAATATTGCTGCTGTATTAAAAGTTGGAGTATTAGCAATTTTCGGAGTATTAGGTGTTGTCTATGGAGTGAAAAATGGTCTTGCTAATGATTTCTCTCTATCTAGTTTTGCATTGAGTTTTAATTTTGACACAATTTCATATAGTTCTGCAATCGTTTATAATCTTTTAGGTTTTGAACTTATAAGTTCAATTGCATCTGAAATTGAAGAACCTGGAAAAAATATACCAAAAATGACTGTTCTAGCAGGGATATTAATAGCAGCTCTCTATATTATTGGCACCTTTGGAGTTTTAGCAGCAATTCCTGCAGAATCTATTGATCCTCTTGATGGATTTTTCTATGCATTACAAGAATTATGTACTGTATTTGGTGGTGCACAAGATATTGTGTTTAAAGGTATTATGCTTGTAGCTTTATTTACGCTAGTATCAAATATGATTTCTTGGACATTAGGTGGCGTTGAAGTTCTTGATGAAGCAGAATTTACTAAAAAAACAAAACTTCTTGGTCATAGAAATAAAAAATACAACACACCTGATTATTCATATATATTAATGGGTGTTATAGCAACGGCATTAATTGTTATGAATTTCGCTTTAAGTGGAAGTGCCAATGATGCCTTCTGGACAATTTTATCTTTCAGTTTTTTAGTTTTCTTCTTACCATATTTATGGTTATTCCCAACTGTAGTAAAATTAAGAAAAATTGATACAGAAACACCAAGACCATATAAAATACCTCTAGGTAAATTTGGACTTTACTTTTCAAGTATACTAGGATTCTTATTCATAGCTGGAGGTGTTATTTTATTATTTGTTACAGGAGATGGATGGGATCCGTTATACCATCTTACATTAATTATTGGTACTGGAATTACAACAGTATTTGGCGTTATGCTTTATAGAAAGAGTCTTAAATAG
- the arcC gene encoding carbamate kinase → MQDKSALNRIVIALGGNALGNTPKEQQEKVEIASKTLVNLISQGNEIIISHGNGPQVGMINLAFEEACKINNKIVPVELPECTAMSQGYIGYHLQNAIKKELNKQKMPWNVATVVTQIEVDKDDEAFENPRKPIGSFYTKEEAENLMAENEGLVIQEDAGRGYRRMVPSPLPKDIVEKECILNMLDNEFIVIACGGGGIPVVKNDDGKYEGVSAVIDKDFASAKLADTVKADYLFILTAVDQVSINFGKPNQKALDCISIKEAEKYCEQGHFASGSMLPKVNAAIEFVKGGKGRKAVIASLEKASLVIEGKSGTIIHS, encoded by the coding sequence ATGCAAGATAAAAGTGCTTTAAATAGAATTGTAATAGCTTTAGGTGGAAATGCATTAGGAAATACGCCTAAAGAGCAACAAGAAAAAGTAGAAATAGCTTCAAAAACACTTGTAAATTTAATTAGTCAAGGTAATGAAATCATCATCAGCCACGGAAATGGTCCACAAGTTGGTATGATTAATTTAGCTTTTGAAGAGGCCTGCAAAATTAATAATAAAATTGTTCCTGTGGAGCTTCCTGAGTGTACAGCCATGAGTCAAGGTTACATTGGTTATCATCTTCAAAATGCTATTAAAAAAGAGCTTAACAAGCAAAAAATGCCTTGGAATGTAGCAACTGTAGTAACACAAATAGAAGTAGATAAGGACGATGAAGCATTTGAAAACCCTAGAAAACCAATAGGAAGCTTTTATACAAAAGAAGAAGCTGAGAATCTAATGGCTGAAAATGAGGGACTAGTTATACAGGAAGATGCTGGACGTGGATATAGAAGAATGGTTCCTTCTCCACTACCAAAAGATATAGTAGAAAAAGAATGTATATTGAACATGCTTGATAATGAATTTATAGTTATTGCCTGCGGTGGTGGGGGTATACCAGTGGTAAAGAATGATGATGGAAAATATGAAGGAGTATCAGCAGTTATCGATAAGGATTTTGCTTCTGCTAAACTCGCAGACACTGTTAAAGCAGATTATCTTTTTATTTTAACAGCTGTAGATCAAGTTTCTATTAATTTTGGTAAACCAAATCAAAAAGCTTTAGACTGTATAAGTATAAAAGAAGCGGAAAAATATTGTGAACAAGGACATTTTGCTTCTGGTAGTATGCTTCCAAAGGTGAATGCTGCTATTGAATTTGTGAAAGGTGGAAAGGGAAGGAAGGCAGTTATTGCTTCTTTAGAAAAAGCTTCCCTTGTTATAGA